In one window of Prevotella fusca JCM 17724 DNA:
- a CDS encoding tetratricopeptide repeat protein, translating to MKTKKYLIAGALMLAMSTPAMAQGVSYAEALKPITAAIEAAPNDPKAAKDLIKEYQKNFKKSEEAMVALGNVYLLQHNYSVATEIANSVVNNKKFNGSLGYVLLGDIAALQDSIGNAGAAAGQYQTAISLDPQNVTAYERFAKVYRHVNSKVAVEKLEELRKVKPDYPVEATAAEIMLNDGKYKDALSWYAKANPANMSEDNFYNYGFAAYITKDYQRALDVVKQGLQKFSNSEYLSRIAMMASVELKDYTSAVNYGKAVFAGSGKKVANDYDVYAKALCGAQQYDEAVSSVNKALEADKNSVEPLKTLAAIYSAQGNEDKALEVQQEYLSKSKKATNNDWATLANTYVAKAETLTDRAAKNEVLAKALDVYEQMVSKFPTISDWVWLNQANVAQMMNDPDKVAEIYQKVAAYEEAKPTLDEDSRSYLENVYYGLGYYHSKKGNKPLADEYFNKVLKVNPNNEDAKKALGM from the coding sequence ATGAAAACAAAGAAATATTTGATAGCTGGAGCATTGATGTTGGCAATGTCAACTCCGGCAATGGCACAGGGAGTAAGCTACGCTGAGGCTTTGAAACCAATTACAGCTGCTATTGAGGCTGCACCGAATGACCCCAAGGCAGCTAAGGATCTCATCAAGGAGTATCAGAAAAACTTCAAGAAGAGTGAGGAAGCTATGGTCGCATTAGGTAATGTTTACCTCTTGCAGCACAACTATTCTGTAGCAACTGAGATTGCTAACAGCGTTGTGAACAACAAGAAGTTCAATGGTAGTCTGGGTTATGTTCTTTTGGGCGACATTGCAGCTCTTCAGGATTCAATCGGAAACGCTGGTGCTGCGGCTGGTCAGTATCAGACTGCTATCAGTCTTGATCCACAGAACGTAACAGCATACGAGCGTTTTGCAAAGGTTTACCGTCATGTGAATTCTAAGGTTGCTGTCGAGAAACTTGAGGAACTCCGCAAGGTTAAGCCTGACTATCCTGTTGAGGCAACTGCAGCTGAGATTATGTTGAACGATGGTAAGTACAAGGATGCGTTGTCATGGTATGCTAAGGCTAATCCTGCTAACATGTCAGAGGACAACTTCTATAACTATGGTTTTGCTGCTTATATCACAAAGGACTATCAGAGAGCTTTGGATGTTGTTAAGCAGGGCTTGCAGAAGTTCTCTAACAGTGAGTATCTGAGCCGTATCGCCATGATGGCATCTGTTGAGCTGAAGGATTATACTTCAGCTGTCAACTACGGTAAGGCTGTGTTTGCCGGTTCTGGTAAGAAGGTTGCCAACGACTATGATGTATATGCAAAGGCACTCTGTGGTGCTCAGCAGTATGATGAGGCTGTCAGCAGTGTAAACAAAGCACTTGAGGCTGACAAGAACAGCGTTGAGCCTTTGAAGACACTGGCAGCCATTTACTCTGCACAGGGTAATGAAGATAAGGCACTTGAGGTTCAGCAGGAGTATCTTTCTAAGTCTAAGAAGGCTACCAATAATGACTGGGCAACACTTGCTAATACATACGTTGCCAAGGCAGAGACTCTGACGGATCGTGCAGCTAAGAACGAAGTTTTGGCAAAGGCACTTGATGTTTATGAGCAGATGGTTTCTAAGTTCCCGACAATCTCTGACTGGGTATGGCTGAATCAGGCGAATGTAGCTCAGATGATGAACGATCCCGACAAGGTTGCTGAAATCTATCAGAAAGTTGCTGCATACGAAGAGGCAAAGCCAACTCTCGATGAGGACAGCAGAAGCTATTTGGAGAACGTTTACTATGGTCTCGGCTACTATCATTCAAAGAAGGGTAACAAGCCACTTGCTGATGAGTACTTCAACAAGGTGCTGAAGGTTAACCCTAACAACGAAGATGCTAAGAAGGCTTTGGGTATGTAA